The segment ATCAGAGCCAGCGAAGCCGACGGAACAGCCATAACTGGAAACCCGCGATTCCGAGGATCAGCAGGCAGGCCAGGATGAAGCCGTAAGGCGTGTCATCTCCTGGAATACCGCGCACGTTCATGCCCAGCAGGCCTGTGATGAAACTCAGCGGCAGGAAGAAACCCGTCGTGATGCCGAGCAGGTACATGGTGCGGCTGGTGCGCTCGCCCTGTCGGCGACTCTCGCTTTCCAGCACCAGGCCGATGCGCTCGCGGATCAGCTCCAGCTCTTCCAGGTAACGGGTCAATCGGTTGTTCAGTTCGTTCCAGTAATCGCTGTCGTCTTCGACGAACCAGGGCATCCGGCTGCGCGCCAGTTGCCCGTAGATGTCCCGCTGGGGTGCGAGGAAACGCTTGAGTCCCGCTGCCCGCCGGCGGATCTGCAACATCAGGTCGTGGTCCGGGCGGAAGCGCTCGTTGTTGTCGAGATGCTCTTCCTGTTCGTCGATCTTCTCCGACAACTCGGCCACCAGCGAATCGATCTTGTCAGTCAGGTGCTCGGCCAGATACAGCATCACCTCGGACGCCACCTTCGGGCCGGTGCCCCTGGCCCACTGCTCGATCAGCTCATCGGTGGCGTGCAATGGCCGCAGGCGCAGAGAGAGGATGCGCTGCGACGAGGCGAAGATGCGCACCGAGACCATGTCCTCCGGCACCGCCCCCGGATTCAGGTTCACGCCACGCAGGAACAGCAGAAGTTCATCACCAGGCTGGACCAGCATGCGTGGCCGCGTGCTTTCCTCCAGCAGCAGGTCGCAGGTGAACTCGGACAATCCGCTCTGCTCACGCAGCCAGCGTCGCGCCAACGGGTGGCTGCGATCCCAGTGCAGCCAGACGCTCTGCTCCGGCCTCAACTGCAGATCGGCCAGCGCCTCGCGGGAGATCGGCTCGGCCCCGCCCTGCCCGTCCAGCACGAAGGCATGTACCAGCCCCCACTGGGCGTTCTGTTCCTCGAACATTCAGTCTCCTTGGAAGAAAAAGCCCGGCTTTCGCCGGGCTCGCTGGGTCAGGCCGGCATTTCCAGGGGTTTTGGCGAAATGATGATGCCGTTGTTGTCGGCATAGACGAACTCACCGGGACGGAAGGTGACGCCGCCGAAGGTGACGGCCACGTTCAGGTCGCCGATGCCGCGCTTGTCGGTCTTCATCGGGTGGCTGGCCAGCGCCTGGACGCCCAGGTCGGTCTGGGCGATCACATCGACGTCACGGATGCAGCCATAGACCACGATGCCTTCCCAACCGTTCTTCGCAGCCTTTTCGGCCAGCATGTCGCCCAGCAGGGCCCGGCGCAGGGAACCGCCGCCATCCACTACCAGCACCTTGCCCTTGCCCGGCAGGTCGACCTGCTCCTTGACCAGGGAGTTGTCCTCGAAGCACTTGATGGTGACGATCTCGCCGCCGAAGGAATCGCGGCCGCCGAAGTTGCTGAACATCGGCTCGACGACCTGGACCAGGTCCGGATAGGCATCGCACAGATCAGGGGTAACGTATTGCATGGACATCTCCTTGATAGCAGTTACAGATCGAGACCGATGCGGTCGCCGTCACAGGTCAGCGGCAGGCGCTGCAACGGAGGGCAAGGTGCATTGCGCGGACGGCCATTGGCCAGGTCGAAGGCAATGCCGTGCCTGGAACAACGCAGCATCCCCTGTTCGAGAGTGCCGGTGTGCAGGGGCGCCCCTGGTGTGGGCAGCGATTTTCCATGAGGATCGGCCGCTGATCAACGACGATCAGCAATAGATGCCGCCCTTGCACCTGAAAGGCACCGCGATAGCCGCCCTGCAGGTTGATCAGTCGTTCCAGCGCTACGAACATGGAGCCTCCAGCGCTCCGCGGTTCCCGCCATCTTTAGCACAGCCTCCCGCCTGCCGAAACCGGAACACGCCGGCGGGCAGCAAGCTAGAGCGCCAGTGCCTCGGCCGCTTGCGCCGCGCCCGGCAGGGCCTGGTGCTTCAGCCAATGGGCCACCAGGGGCCATACCTCTCGCTCGGCTGCCTTGCTCACCAGCATCTCGATGTGG is part of the Pseudomonas lalkuanensis genome and harbors:
- a CDS encoding Rieske (2Fe-2S) protein yields the protein MLRCSRHGIAFDLANGRPRNAPCPPLQRLPLTCDGDRIGLDL
- a CDS encoding zinc transporter ZntB, with translation MFEEQNAQWGLVHAFVLDGQGGAEPISREALADLQLRPEQSVWLHWDRSHPLARRWLREQSGLSEFTCDLLLEESTRPRMLVQPGDELLLFLRGVNLNPGAVPEDMVSVRIFASSQRILSLRLRPLHATDELIEQWARGTGPKVASEVMLYLAEHLTDKIDSLVAELSEKIDEQEEHLDNNERFRPDHDLMLQIRRRAAGLKRFLAPQRDIYGQLARSRMPWFVEDDSDYWNELNNRLTRYLEELELIRERIGLVLESESRRQGERTSRTMYLLGITTGFFLPLSFITGLLGMNVRGIPGDDTPYGFILACLLILGIAGFQLWLFRRLRWL
- the rraA gene encoding ribonuclease E activity regulator RraA gives rise to the protein MQYVTPDLCDAYPDLVQVVEPMFSNFGGRDSFGGEIVTIKCFEDNSLVKEQVDLPGKGKVLVVDGGGSLRRALLGDMLAEKAAKNGWEGIVVYGCIRDVDVIAQTDLGVQALASHPMKTDKRGIGDLNVAVTFGGVTFRPGEFVYADNNGIIISPKPLEMPA